CATGAAGCGGGCGCCTACATCTTTAAATGCCAGGGTAGGGCCATGAAATAATTCCAGTGCATAGGTATGACCGGTTACTTTCTGAATCGGAAACGGAAAATGCAAGGTGTCTTTTACGATCTTCAGGAGCGCCTCTTCTGGAATTTCATCTCCCACAAAAGGACGGATCACTTTATAGCCAATCTCATGGTCCGTATAGTCGTGCAGGTTAGCAATGAAATCTTTGTCGAGCGTAGGAATCTGTTCTGGAAAATATAGTCCTTTATCCGGCGCTATCCCTTGTACAACGGCTGTTTCGAAGGATACCTGCTGCTGTTGGTTTTGTAAACTGAAATATTGCATGAATCGTTGGTTAAAGGGTTAATCAATCACTTTTACGCCGGCTGTATTAATACGGGAAACATAGATTTTATAATCTACTCCCAGCGGCGCATACACGGTATCCATCATGGCAGCCACATTACGGGCGTTTTCTTCGCCTTTGCTGAGCATGAATACAGAGGGGCCGGAACCGGAGATACCGCCTCCCAGTGCACCTGCTTCCTTGCATTTTAATTTGAGTTCATAGAATGCCGGGATGAGGATAGCCCGCACCGGCTCTACGATCACATCTTCGAGTGAACGGCTGATCAGGTCATAGTCTTCCTGGTATAAAGCTGCTACCAGTGCGCCTACGTTGCCCCACTGCCGGATGGCGTCCGTCATCAGCACTTTCTGCTTCAGGATTTCACGGGCATCTGAGGTCTTTACTTCTATCTGCGGATGGATGACGGTCACCCATAATTCTTCCGGGGTATGTAAAGAGGTAATATCCAATGGGCGATAGCTCCTCACAAGGGTAAAGCCGCCGAGGATGGCCGGCGCCACGTTGTCCGCATGAGCGGAGCCACAGGCCAGTCTTTCTCCTTCCATCGCAAAACGCACCAGTTGCTTTTTGGTGAAAGGCTCTCCCAGCAGGTGGTTTACGCCTACTACCGCGCCCGCGCTACTGGCGGCGCTGGAGCCGATACCGCTACCGGGATGGATCTTCTTAAAAATTTCTATCTCAATACCAAGATCCGGTTGTTCATATTTCTGTAACAGCGCCTGTACGGCTACGCTGGCCACATTTTTGGCCGGGTCGGTTGGCAGGTCTGCGCCATGTATAGCTGTGATGCGGATACCCGGTTCACTGCTCCTTCGTAAGATCATTTCATCGCCCGGCGCGTCCATAGCCAATCCTATAACATCAAAACCACAGGCAACATTGGCAACGGTGCCGGGAGCAAATACTTTTATACAATCCATAAGGGTGTTTAAGTACGATTAATTTAGCAATTGATTTTTATGTATGCAACCTCCTTCGGAATAATTTAATGTTGATATAACGCTGTTATCCCTTGTGGCTGGTTACAGCCGGGCCGACCGGATAATATCTGCAAATATGCCGGATGCCGTTACATCTGCACCTGCACCAGCTCCTTTTACGATAAGGGGCTGCTCCTGATAACGGCTGGTGGTGTAAAGTACAATATTGTCTTTGCCTTCCAGCTTAAAGAAAGGATGATCAGCAGCCACACTTTGCAACCCTACAGATGCTTTCCCTTCTGCATAGCTGGCTACAAATTTCAGGCGTTTGCCTTCACTGCTGGCCATTGTATACAGGTCGCGGAAGTGCGTGGCGTGTACGTCCAGTTCATCGTAGAATGCCGCTACAGATGGTGCATCCAGGCAGGCGGCCGGCAGGAACGAGTGATTCGTGATATCGTCCATTTCAATAGCAGCACCACTTTCACGCGCCAGGATCAGGATCTTGCGCATTACATCTTTACCACTGAGGTCAATACGTGGATCCGGTTCCGTGTAACCCTCATCCTGCGCGGCTTTTACTACCTCGCGGAAGCTGGCACCGTTTACAAAATGGTTAAACACGAAATTCAGGCTACCGGATAAAACAGCTTCTATACTATGAATCCTGTCGCCACTTCTGATAAGGTCATTCAGGGTATTGATAACCGGCAAACCCGCTCCTACGTTGGTTTCGAACAGGAAAGAAGCGTTGAACTTACGGGCCAGGTCTTTCAGTTGTTTGTAATAGGCGTAGTCAGAAGAACAGGCTATTTTATTACAGGTCACCACAGAGATCCCATGTTGTAAGAACTCGTGATAAACGGCGGCTACCTCGCTGCTGGCGGTGTTATCCACAAATACGCTGTTGCGCAGGTTCATCGATTTTATCTGTTCTACAAAAGCGGGAATATCCATTTTACCGCCTTGCGCCAGTTGGTTCCGCCAGTCATGCAAACCAATTCCATATTCACTTACCAGGGTATTTTTACTGTTGGCCAGTCCGGCCACTCTTATCTGTAATCCCAGTTCTTCCTGGAGGTAATGTTGTTGTTGCTCCAGTTGTTCCAGCAGCTTGCTGCCCACGTTGCCTACACCGGCTACGAACAGGTTTACCTGTTTGAGCGGCGTTTCAAAGAAGGCTTCATGGATCAGGTTCAGTGCTTTTTTTACATCTGTTTTATTAATCACTGCCGAAATATTTTTTTCTGTAGATCCCTGTGCAATAGCCCTTACATTGACACCGTTCCTGCCCAGGGTGCCGAATAATTTTCCGCTGGTACCGTGGTGGTTCTTCATTTTATCTCCCACTACGGCTACGATGGCAAGGTCTTTTTCTACCTGCAGGGGAGCGATGCGTTTTTCCTGTATTTCATGGGAGAATTCGCTGTCTACCGCTGTTTTAGCCATCAGCATATCTGTATCGTGAATGCCTACGGTAATAGAATGTTCCGAAGAACTCTGAGTAATCAGGATAACGTTGATGTGTTCCCGTAAGAGTGATTCAAACAATCTTTTGGAGAAGCCGGGGATGCCTACCATACCACTTCCTTCGAGGGTGAGCAGGGCAATATGTTGTATGCCGGAGATGCCGGTTACGGGGAAACTGCGTTCCTCGCTGTCCTGTATAAGGGTGCCGTAATCTTCCGGGGCAAAAGTATTTTTTATGCGGATCGGAATCCGTTTATCCATCACCGGTTGTATGGTAGGCGGGTAAATGACTTTGGCGCCGAAGTGCGACAGCTCCATCGCTTCTGCATAAGAGATGTGGGCAATAGGGAGGGCCTGTGATACGAGGCGGGGATCGGCGGTCATCATGCCGCTTACATCCGTCCATATATCCAGTGCTTCCGCCTGAACAGCAGCAGCTATGATAGCGGCGGTATAGTCGGAGCCGCCACGGCCCAGTGTAGTGGTTTCACCATCAGCACTGTTGGCCACAAAGCCTGGCAGTACTACATAGTCGGCAGTTAACTGGTCAAAATATTGTGTGATGTTATGATTGGTCACTTCGAAGTCGACAGCGGCATGACCGAAATTTTTATCGGTAACGATCAGCTCACGGCTATCTTTGCAGACAGCTGAAAAACCTTGTTGTTTCAGCTTTTCGGCTACGATTACACAGGAGATCAGTTCTCCGTAGCTCATCACTTTATCGAGGGTGCGCAGACTCAGTTCACCTACCTGGAAGATGCCGTCACACAGATTTTCGAGGGCATTCAGCTTTTTCTTCAGCTGGCTGATCATACTGCTTTGTGCAGTGATAGGGAACAGTTCACGGATCGTACCCAGGTGCCTGGTTTCGATTTCCTGTAATAAGGTTTTGTATGCTTCCTGTCCTTCACCTGCGAGTTGTCCGCAGCGTATAAGCTTGTCCGTTGTACCGCCAAAGGCAGAGACTACAATGGCATATTTCCCGGCTGGTTTATGATGTCGTAATATTTGGCAAACCTGTTCTATTGCTTTGGCGCTTCCGACAGAAGTGCCGCCAAATTTTAATACTTGCATACAAAGTAAAGTTTATACGTAGAAAAGTTCCGGACCTTCCCGGCTGTGTACCACCGTAGTGGTCGTTGGATCATATGTGAAAACTAACCCCGCAGTGGGGTTGTAATTGTGGACGTGATAATAGTGCTCATGCATCCTTGCTGAGAGGAAGAAGTGGGAGAGAATTGATATGTGATTACTGGTAGCACTATTGTTTTATGACGATTATGCAACAAAAGTCTACAATTCCACCGGTAAATAAAAGTAAAAAGACGATATTTTGAAATATTTTAAAATTATCAGATTTTATTAGTTATTGATTAATTTTAATCAATATTGTTAGTTAAGGACGTAGCTGTTATTGTTTTTCTTGAATTTAATTTAGAGAGATGATTGATGTTGCTATCTAAAGGGTGGTGTTTTAAAGACAAATTAATGACAAATGGACAAAATAGCCAGTAAACATTGCTTCCCACCGGCGTAATATTTTTCGGGGGTTTGCATGAAATAGCTTTAACTTTAATCGTCTAAAACTACCACTACTTGTTCATTTCCTTGAAATATACAAGCAATAGTCAACGTAACTACTACTTTCTCATGGCAACACTTGCCATGGATTCGACTTTCGCATAACCTTCCCAAACAGCCGCTGCCGGCTGCTCTTCCTTTTAATATAGCGTAACTTTGTAAGGGTGATTTCTTTTAGTTGTTATCCTGCATATGCGTACATCCTTACCGGCATATATTTTCAACAGATGCACGTCGTGCTGTGTTATAATATACAATCATACACTCATTCAATCTATCATGATACCAAACAATTTTCCTCAATCAACCCGTCATGCCACACTATCATAAGCTAGGACAGATACCGCACAAGCGCCATACCCAGTTCCGCAAACCGGATGGCACCCTGTATTCGGAGCAGTTGTTTTCCACAGAAGGATTCTCGTCTCATTCTTCCCTGTTATATCATTGTCACCCGCCTACAGAGATTGTAAAAGTAGATGAACCCTACAGCGTGGCTCCCCGCATTGCGGAAGAAAAAATGCTGAAACACCGCAGCTTCCAGGGATTTAATATAAAACCGGTAGATGATTTCCTGGAAAGCCGCAAAGCTGTGCTGGTCAATAATGACCTGCATATTGTACTGGCCGCCCCCCGCAAAAGCATGGTGGATTATTTCTATAAAAATGCCGATGCGGATGAAATGATCTTTGTTCATGAAGGCAGTGGCGTGCTTAAAACGCAGTACGGTCAACTGGCATTCGGTTATGGCGATTACCTGGTAATCCCCCGTGGTACCATTTACCAGGTTAGTTTTGCTACGGAAAACAACCGCCTGTTTATCGTAGAGTCGTTTAGCCCACTCCGTTATCCCAAAAAATACCTGAGCAAATACGGGCAGCTGCTGGAACATTCCCCTTATTGTGAAAGAGACATCCGACAGCCACAGGACCTCGAAACCATCGACCAGGAAGGCGATTTCCTGATCCGCATCAAAAAGAAAGGGATCGTGTATCCTATTCATTACAAACATCATCCCTTTGATGTAATCGGATGGGATGGATGCGAATATCCGTTTGCCTTTTCTATCCACGATTTTGAACCGATCACCGGGCGGGTGCATCAGCCCCCGCCGGTGCATCAGACTTTTGAAGGAACCAACTTCGTGGTTTGCTCCTTCTGCCCGCGTTTATTTGACTACCATCCGCTGGCGGTACCTGCGCCGTATAATCACAGTAATATTGATAGCGATGAACTTTTATATTATGTAGACGGCGATTTTATGAGCCGTAAGCATGTTACACGCGGCATGATCACCCTGCATCCGGCCGGTATCCCGCATGGGCCGCATCCCGGTGCAGTAGCGAAAAGCATTGGCGCAAAAGAAACAAATGAACTGGCCGTGATGGTTGACACTTTTCATCCCCTGCAGATCACAGCAGCTGCATTGGATATTGAAGATGACAACTATGTCATGAGCTGGGCAGAATAAAGAAAGAGCAACAACCCATCATTCATACCAAAACAATTGAAATCATGGAAACTGCAGTAATAAACAGTGCCAGCTTAAACGATCAGCATGATTTTTTACCCCTCAACGGTACCGACTATGTTGAGTTTTATGTAGGCAATGCCAAACAGGCCGCCTATTATTATAAAACCGCTTTCGGCTTTCAGGCAGTGGCCTATGCCGGGCCGGAGACAGGCGTGAGAGACAGGGTTTCCTATGTCCTGGTGCAAAACAAACTGCGTTTTGTGTTAACCACTTCTTTATTGCCGGATAGTGAAATTTCCCGGCACGTTACCCGGCATGGCGATGGTGTGAAGGCGCTGGCGCTCTGGGTAGACGATGCCCGCGCAGCTTATGAAGAAACGGTGAAACGTGGTGCAGCTCCATACCAGGAGCCACTCATAGAAGAAGATGAATCCGGTGAAGTGATCAGCAGCGGTATCCACACTTACGGCGATACCGTACATCTTTTTATAGAGCGTAAAAACTACCATGGATTATTCAGACCCGGTTTTAAAGCACTGACCTCCAGCTACAATCCAGCGGAAACAGGATTGCTGTATGTAGATCATTGTGTGGGCAATGTGGGCTGGCATGAAATGGATACCTGGGTGGAATTTTACGAACGGACGATGGGCTTCCGCAACCTCATCTCTTTTGATGACAGCGATATCTCCACCGAATACTCCGCCCTCATGAGCAAGGTAATGAGTAACGGCAACGGGCGTGTGAAATTTCCTATTAATGAACCGGCAGAAGGCAAGAAGAAATCACAGATCGAAGAATACCTGGATTTCTATGGCGGTCCGGGTGTTCAGCACGTGGCCATCGCCACCAACGATATTGTAAAAACGGTAAAAGAACTGCAAAGCAGGGGCGTTGAATTCCTGAAAGTACCGTCCTCTTATTATGAAACCCTGCTGGACAGGGTAGGTAAGATCGATGAAGCTATTGCGCCGCTGCAGCAGCTGGGCATCCTGGTAGACCGGGACGACGAAGGATACCTGTTGCAGATCTTTACCAAGCCAATCCAGGACCGGCCAACCGTATTTTTTGAAATCATCCAGCGCAAAGGCGCCCAGTCGTTTGGCAAAGGCAACTTCAAGGCCCTGTTTGAATCTATAGAAAGAGAACAGGCCCTGCGCGGTAACTTATAGGTTTGTTACACTTCTACTGAGAACCCTGCATATTAACCCGCTGTCCGTTCCGGCGAGGGCCGGAACGGAATTTTAACCCCGGTATCCGCTTAAATCATTCACATAAATTAATGACGTTGAATCATCGTCATTTTTACCCAGGGTTAAAACCCTGGGCTACCAATATACGGTCCCTCCGGGACCGATCGGAGCGAGCATCCGGCGAAGAACTCATTTATTACCAGGCAGTTACCGGTAGTTTCGTTACCAGGTTTATTTTATCTCTCTAAAAAAATATTTTGATATCATAAATATATGTTATTTTTAATATATCTAAGCGTGACTGAAAAACCGTTTTTACTGATTACACTTTAACCATCAACACCTATCCTATGTCCAACAAATCAATTGCCCGTGGGGCTACCTATGCTGTATTATTATCGTCGCTGGCCTTTTTTTCAGCTTTCCGTGCGTACAAAGACAGCCCGCAAAGCACTTATCTTCATAAAATATCTTCGCCTGCGGGTCAAACCACCATGGAGTACAATGCTGACAGGACCATCCGGAAAATTGTACAGCTCCATACTTCAGATGACATCAGTTACAGCGATGTTCAACTACCTGTATATGAAAATGGTCGTTTGGTAAGCACGCTTTCCTCTGACGATGAACAGGCAGTGACCGGAGATATTAATACCACTTATGACTATTATGCTGCAGCCGATAAAATAGCAAAGGTGAGCTACTACCGCGACAATGCCGTGTATGCTTATGACTCACTGACCTACGATGAAGCGGGCAAAATGAGTGTACGTTACCAGTTTAACCGGAATGCAGCTGGCAATGCCTGGGAAAATACCGGCTACCAGCAATATGCCTGGGATAAAACGGGAGACGTAATACAGATGGATACGTACGCTAAACAGCCTGGCTATTCCAGATTCAGGGTTGTTTCTTCTATCAGTTACAGCTATGATAATAAACAGAATCCGCAGCAACAGCAGCCGGAACTGGCCTATATACTGGACGCCACCGCTGCCACGCTGTCTGCCCACAACGTACTGACAGAAAGTATCAGCACACCGCGCTCATCACGCGTGATCACCAATCGTTATACCTATACCTATAACGCCGGTAAATTCCCGGTACATGCCACGTTCAATGCTGGTCTGGATGGGGAAACCGTGAAACTGGAATGGGTGAAACTGTAATAATTGCAATAATGTAATAAACGTTTAACTTTACAGGCAATATAAAATAAACTGTTCCGTTTTTTATGAGCATGCAAACGCTGTTTGGGGTACTTTTTCTATTAGCTGGAATTTTTCAGGCATTTAGCGCCATTCTCATCTATCAGGGCCACAAACATTATATTTTAAAGATCGCCAACAGGAAGGTGGGCATGGTAATATATTTTATTTTTGCCTTGTTATTGTTCTATTTTGCCTATGAAAACCTGGCTTAAAAAATTAAAATTTTGTTAAATCAGCTATGAAGCGTCTTATAGTTTTAGTCTTGATGATGTGGTGTGCAGGTCAAACATCTGCCCAACAGTCTTTCCTCGATAATCAGAAAATGTTTCCCAAAGTGGGAGAAGCTTATCGTGAAAAAGAGGAGCTGCTGAAAAAGGAGTTTGCGAAGAAAGGACTGGCTTATCCCGCCAGGTATATGTTTGTGCGTTCCTTTAAGCTGGACAGTGAAATGGAGATCTGGGTGAAAAACAATGCAGCTGATACATTCCAGCTTTTTAAATCCTACCGGGTGTGTACCCTGTCGGGTAAGATGGGGCCCAAAAGGAAAGAAGGCGACCGCCAGGTGCCGGAAGGGTTCTATTATATTAATGACTTCAATCCAAATAGTAACTATCACTTATCACTCGGGATCAACTATCCCAATTTCTCCGACCGTATCCTGAGCGATGCCAAAAGGCCAGGGGGTGAAATCTATATTCACGGCAACTGCATTACAGTAGGATGTATTCCATTGACAGACGAGTTTATCGATGAAGTGTATATCCTGGCCGTAAATGCCAAGAATGCAGGTCAGGACTTTATCCCGGTGCATGTTTTCCCGGTAAAGTTCGGTAATGTCAGGTCTATGGATTACCTCGGTAATGTTTCGCTGACAGATAATTCATCCCAACAGTTCTGGGTAGAACTTAAAACGGCATACGACTATTTTGAAAAACACCATCGCCTGCCGGTAGTACTGGTAGACGATAAAGGCAAATACATCATGTGACCAGGATTATAGTGATTATAAAGATTTACAGGATTGAACAAGGAGAATAGTGCGGATATCTTCGCCTGCATCTCCAGGTTCAATCCTGTAAATCTTTATAATCCTGGTACAATCTTGTCTTTTATTTGTTTTTTAGATTTTTTTTTTGAAACTTGTTCGAAGGTCAAATCAATTTACTATTTATGCACAGAAGAGACGCAATCAGGAATGTGGCGATTTTGTTGGGTACTGCCATTTCCGCTTCCACGTTGTCAGCCCTTGAGAGCTGTACAGGGTCCGCTCCCAAAAACTACGAGTTACAAAAGCCAGCTACCAAAGCACTACTGGCTGAGATCGCGGAAACCATTATACCAACGACTAACACACCTGGCGCTAAAGCCGCAGGGGTGGATGAGTTTATCATCGTTATGATGAACGATTGCTACCAGAAGAAGGATCAGGAAGTTTTCCTGGAGGGGTTGAAGAAAATTGACGTCGCCAGTACAGAGAAGTTCAAAAAAAGCTTCATGGACATCACGCCGGAACAACGCACTGAACTGCTTACGCAGATCGAGCAGGAACGCGTGGATTACAACAAACGGAAAGATAAAAAAGAAGGTGACCCTACTCACTACTTCCAATACCTGAAAGAGCTGACGCTCCTTGGGTATTTCACTTCCAAACCAGGTGCTACAGAAGCATTGCGTTATGTACCGGTTCCAGGTAAGTACGAAGGCTGTATCCCTTACAAAAAAGGGGATAAAGCGTGGGCAGTATAATGCTGTAACCATCAGCCGCTGGCCGGGGTTTTCCGGCAGGTGTTTGCAATACCCGCTCTCCGGTATACCGGCAGCTGCCAGGTTTATAGCACAATCCTTTACTTTTTAAATCCAATAATCCATGAACCTGAATATAAAAGCGCAGGAACAGAACACCTACGATGCGATCGTGATCGGCTCCGGTGTGAGTGGTGGCTGGGCTGCCAAAGAATTGACCGAAAAAGGTCTGAAAGTGTTAATGCTGGACCGTGGTAAGCCACTGGAACACGTGAAAGACTATGATACCGCTACCAAAGATCCGTGGGAATTTAAACACCGCGGCCGTATAACCGTAGAACAGCGGGAAACCCATCCCAAGCTGAGCCGCGACTATCCTTATAGTGAACACAACGAAAAATTCTGGATCAACGATTCAGAAAGTCCATACAACGAGGTAAAACGTTTTGACTGGTACCGCCCGGATATTGTGGGTGGTAAATCCATTATGTGGGGCCGTCAGTCGTACCGCCTGAGCGACATCGATTTTGAAGCCAACCTGAAAGATGGTATCGCCGTAGACTGGCCTATCCGTTATAAAGATATTGCTCCCTGGTACGATTATGTAGAGAAATTTGCAGGTATCAGCGGAACAAAGGAAGGCTTGCCACAATTACCTGACGGACAGTTTATGCCCGCCATGGAAATGAACTGTGTAGAGAAAGATGTAAAGAAAAGTGTGGAAACCGCCTTCAAGGGCCGTATCATCACCATGGGACGTGTAGCGAATATCACGCAGCCGCTTCCCGGCCGTGAGGCGTGCCAGTTCCGTAACCTGTGTAGCCGCGGTTGTCCTTTCGGCGCTTATTTCAGTACACAATCATCTACGCTGCCAGCAGCAGTAGCTACCGGCAACCTTACGCTCCGCCCTGACTCCATCGTAAATTCAATTATCTATGATGAGAAAGCAGGAAAAGCGACCGGCGTAAAAGTGATCGATAAGCACACCAAGGAAATGGTGGAATACTATGCTAAAATCATCTTTATCAATGGTTCTACGCTGGGCTCTACTTTTGTGATGATGAACTCCACATCTTCCCGCTTCCCTAACGGATTGGGTAATGACAGTGGCGTACTGGGCAAATACCTGATGGATCACCATTTCCGTACAGGGGCTTCCGGTACCGCAGATGGTTATGATGATAAATACTTCTTTGGCCGTCGCGCTAACGGGATCTATGTACCCCGTTATCGTAACATCGGCAAAGATAAACGTGATTATCTCCGTGGTTTCGGTTACCAGGGTGGCGCCAGCCGCCAGGGTTGGAGCCGTGGTATTGCAGAAATGGGCGTAGGTAAAGACTTCAAAGAAATGCTGACCGAACCAGGCAAATGGAGCATGGGATTAGGTGGCTTCGGTGAATGCTTACCTTATGAAGATAACAGGGTTACCCTCGATACATCTGTAAAAGATGCATGGGGACAACCAGTGCTGAAATTTGACGCTGAGTTTAAGGAGAATGAAAAGAAAATGCGTGTAGACATGATGAATGACGCAGCAGAAATGCTGGAAGCTGCCGGTATCAAGAACGTCAAAACTTATGACAACGGTTCTTATCCTGGTATGGCTATTCATGAAATGGGTACTGCACGTATGGGTCGCGATCCTAAAACATCCGTACTCAATGGTTACAACCAGATGCACGCCGTAAAGAATGTGTTCGTTACAGATGGTGCCGCCATGACTTCCACTGCATGTGTGAACCCATCCCTCACTTACATGGCCCTGACAGCACGTGCCGCTGATTATGCTGTGAAAGAACTGAAGAAAGGCAATATCTAATATTTGGGGATTTTGGAATTTGGAGATGTAGATATTTTGTTGAAATACTACATCTCTGAATTCCAAAATCTCTAAATCATAAAATGATTTTATGAATCTTAATATAAAAGCGGATAAGGAAAATAAATACGACGCAATCGTTGTAGGTTCCGGTATCAGCGGTGGATGGGCTGCAAAAGAGCTTTGTGAAAAGGGGCTGAAAACACTGGTATTGGAAAGAGGCCGTAACGTGGAGCACGTAAAGGACTATACCACTGCTATGATGGCGCCCTGGGAGTTCAAACACCACCTGAATACGACCAATGAGATGCGCGAAAATCATCCTATTCAGAGCCGCTGCTATGCTTTTGATGAAGCTACGCAACAGTTCTGGGTAAATGATAACGAGAATCCCTACAACGAAGTAAAACCTTTCAACTGGCTGCGTGGCTACCACGTAGGCGGACGTTCCCTCATGTGGGGACGGCAGGTGTATCGTTGGAGTGACCTGGATTTTGAAGCGAATGGAAAAGACGGGCATGGTGTAGACTGGCCTATCCGTTATAAAGATATTGCGCCCTGGTACGAATACGTGGAAAGATATATCGGTGTAAGCGGACAGGCAGAAGGTTTGCCGCAACTACCCGATGGTGTATTCCTTCCACCTATGGAAATGAACTGCCTGGAAAAACATGTGGCAGCGCGTATCAAAGAAAAGTACAACGACCGCATCATGACGATTGGTCGTGTAGCACACCTGACCAAAGGGTTGAAAGACCGCGGTCCTTGTCAGTACCGTAACCTTTGTGCACGTGGTTGTCCGTATACCGGCTACTTCAGCAGCAACGGTGTAACATTACCTGCAGCAGCTGCAACCGGCAACATGACCCTGCGCCCTGATTCCATTGTACTGGAAGTGCTGTATGACAAAGATAAAAGTAAAGCAACCGGTGTAAGGGTGATGGACTCCCATACTTTACAAACGGTAGAATATTATGCAGATGTCATTTTCCTGAACGGTTCCACCTTAGGCACCAGCTGGATCATGCTGAACTCTATATCTGACCGTTTCCCGAATGGTTTCGGTAATGATAGCGGACAGTTGGGTCATAACCTGATGGATCACCACTTTGGCGTAGGCGCCGGTGGCGAATTTGATGGCTTTGAAGACCAGTATTTCAACAGCGGTCGCCGGCCTAACGGCGTGTATATTCCGCGCTTCCGTAACACCAATAGCAAAACCATGCAAAAAGATTACGTGCGTGGATTTGGTTATCAGGGTGGCGCCGGAAGAGGCAGAGGCGCCAGCAGGGAAGGTATCGGCGTAGAGCTGAAA
The Chitinophaga sp. MM2321 DNA segment above includes these coding regions:
- a CDS encoding GMC family oxidoreductase, which gives rise to MNLNIKAQEQNTYDAIVIGSGVSGGWAAKELTEKGLKVLMLDRGKPLEHVKDYDTATKDPWEFKHRGRITVEQRETHPKLSRDYPYSEHNEKFWINDSESPYNEVKRFDWYRPDIVGGKSIMWGRQSYRLSDIDFEANLKDGIAVDWPIRYKDIAPWYDYVEKFAGISGTKEGLPQLPDGQFMPAMEMNCVEKDVKKSVETAFKGRIITMGRVANITQPLPGREACQFRNLCSRGCPFGAYFSTQSSTLPAAVATGNLTLRPDSIVNSIIYDEKAGKATGVKVIDKHTKEMVEYYAKIIFINGSTLGSTFVMMNSTSSRFPNGLGNDSGVLGKYLMDHHFRTGASGTADGYDDKYFFGRRANGIYVPRYRNIGKDKRDYLRGFGYQGGASRQGWSRGIAEMGVGKDFKEMLTEPGKWSMGLGGFGECLPYEDNRVTLDTSVKDAWGQPVLKFDAEFKENEKKMRVDMMNDAAEMLEAAGIKNVKTYDNGSYPGMAIHEMGTARMGRDPKTSVLNGYNQMHAVKNVFVTDGAAMTSTACVNPSLTYMALTARAADYAVKELKKGNI
- a CDS encoding GMC family oxidoreductase produces the protein MNLNIKADKENKYDAIVVGSGISGGWAAKELCEKGLKTLVLERGRNVEHVKDYTTAMMAPWEFKHHLNTTNEMRENHPIQSRCYAFDEATQQFWVNDNENPYNEVKPFNWLRGYHVGGRSLMWGRQVYRWSDLDFEANGKDGHGVDWPIRYKDIAPWYEYVERYIGVSGQAEGLPQLPDGVFLPPMEMNCLEKHVAARIKEKYNDRIMTIGRVAHLTKGLKDRGPCQYRNLCARGCPYTGYFSSNGVTLPAAAATGNMTLRPDSIVLEVLYDKDKSKATGVRVMDSHTLQTVEYYADVIFLNGSTLGTSWIMLNSISDRFPNGFGNDSGQLGHNLMDHHFGVGAGGEFDGFEDQYFNSGRRPNGVYIPRFRNTNSKTMQKDYVRGFGYQGGAGRGRGASREGIGVELKEAQTIPGKWGMGVGSWGEHLPYFENKVAINKDKKDKYGLPTLDIDCEFKENELAMRKDMQESAKEMLEAAGLKNVHGYDSAPPPGHCIHEMGTARMGRDPKTSVLNGFNQVHAAKNVFITDGSCMTSSSCVNPSITYMALTARACDHAISERKKGNI